From one Thalassobaculum sp. OXR-137 genomic stretch:
- a CDS encoding ParD-like family protein has translation MGIVKIGDELHAEVRRASTVMCRSINAQAEFWMKIGMLAEANPTASFNDIVRMQLEAAQAGPFPATSE, from the coding sequence ATGGGCATCGTGAAGATCGGCGACGAGCTGCACGCGGAGGTGCGGCGCGCCAGTACCGTCATGTGCCGCTCGATCAACGCCCAGGCCGAGTTCTGGATGAAGATCGGCATGCTGGCCGAGGCCAATCCGACGGCCTCGTTCAACGACATCGTCCGCATGCAGTTGGAAGCCGCCCAGGCCGGACCGTTCCCGGCGACGAGTGAGTGA
- the map gene encoding type I methionyl aminopeptidase, whose amino-acid sequence MVKTPDELALLRVSGRLLASVFEMLDGLDLAGMSTLQVNDLVDRFITEDLAARPASKGQYGYEYVLNCSRNHVVCHGVPSAGEIIADGDIVNLDITLEKDGFIADSSKTYVVGDATPAARRLVRLAQATMWKGIAQVRPGATLGDVGYAIERHAKRNGCSVVREYCGHGIGREMHEEPQVLNFGQPGRGVTLREGMVFTVEPMVNQGTRQVATEADGWTVVTLDGKLSAQFEHTVAVTATGVEILTLRRDERRM is encoded by the coding sequence ATGGTGAAGACGCCCGACGAACTGGCCCTGCTGCGGGTATCCGGCCGGCTTCTGGCCTCGGTCTTCGAGATGCTGGACGGCCTGGACCTGGCGGGGATGTCCACCCTGCAGGTCAACGATCTGGTCGACCGCTTCATTACGGAGGACCTGGCCGCCCGCCCCGCCAGCAAGGGGCAGTACGGCTATGAATACGTGCTGAACTGCTCGCGCAACCACGTCGTCTGCCACGGGGTCCCGAGTGCCGGGGAGATCATCGCCGACGGCGATATCGTCAACCTGGACATCACCCTGGAGAAGGACGGCTTCATCGCCGATTCCAGCAAGACCTACGTGGTCGGCGACGCCACCCCCGCCGCCCGCCGCCTGGTGCGGCTGGCCCAGGCCACCATGTGGAAGGGCATCGCGCAGGTCCGGCCAGGCGCCACCCTGGGCGATGTCGGCTATGCCATCGAACGCCACGCCAAGCGCAACGGCTGTTCGGTGGTGCGCGAGTATTGCGGCCACGGAATAGGCCGCGAGATGCATGAGGAACCGCAGGTGCTGAACTTCGGCCAGCCGGGCCGGGGCGTAACGCTGCGCGAGGGGATGGTCTTCACCGTGGAGCCGATGGTGAACCAGGGCACCCGCCAGGTCGCCACCGAGGCCGACGGATGGACCGTCGTGACCCTCGACGGCAAGCTGTCCGCCCAGTTCGAGCACACGGTCGCGGTGACGGCGACCGGCGTGGAAATCCTCACCCTGCGCCGGGACGAGAGGCGGATGTGA
- the chrA gene encoding chromate efflux transporter encodes MIDLTNGAVPANPSFGAALRVWLRIGLLSFGGPTAQIALMHREVVEERGWLSEDQFLNGLNFCMLLPGPEAMQLATYSGWRLHGFAGGLAAGLLFVLPGAAVMLALAALYAAFGEVPLVDALFLGVKAAVVVIVIEALLRVARRTLKSALHWWVAGLAFVAIFVLALPYPLIILAAALLGLAQPVGPDASPVPTTTAPRLGGTLATVSVWFVLWWTPVLAAALLDPGGMMQQIGVFVSKLAVVTFGGAYAVLAYMAQDVVAQQGWLTTGEMMDGLGLAETTPGPLILVTEFVGFLAAWKVGGLAGGVAGAAMALWVTFAPCFLWIFAGAPYIDWLSGRRRLRQALSMVTAAVVGVILNLSLWFAMHVFFDRVGQLEFLGLRVAWPDPASLNIPAVLLFAVAAVLAFRFHFGIAKVLAVAAIGGVAIQAVGL; translated from the coding sequence ATGATCGACCTGACGAACGGCGCCGTGCCGGCAAACCCTTCCTTCGGCGCGGCGCTGCGGGTGTGGCTGCGGATCGGGCTGCTGTCCTTCGGCGGGCCGACGGCACAGATCGCCCTGATGCACCGGGAGGTGGTTGAGGAGCGCGGCTGGCTCAGCGAGGATCAGTTTCTCAACGGCCTGAACTTCTGCATGCTCCTGCCCGGCCCGGAGGCGATGCAGCTCGCGACCTACAGCGGATGGCGGCTGCACGGTTTCGCCGGCGGGCTGGCGGCGGGGCTGCTCTTCGTGCTGCCCGGCGCCGCCGTGATGCTGGCGCTGGCGGCGCTCTATGCCGCCTTCGGCGAGGTGCCGCTGGTCGACGCCCTGTTTCTCGGCGTGAAGGCGGCGGTCGTCGTGATCGTGATCGAGGCGCTGCTGCGGGTCGCCCGGCGCACGCTCAAATCGGCTCTGCACTGGTGGGTGGCGGGCCTCGCCTTCGTGGCGATCTTCGTCCTCGCGCTGCCCTATCCGCTGATCATCCTGGCCGCCGCCCTGCTCGGCCTGGCGCAGCCGGTGGGGCCGGACGCCTCCCCCGTGCCCACCACGACCGCGCCGCGGCTCGGCGGGACGCTCGCCACCGTCTCGGTGTGGTTCGTCCTGTGGTGGACGCCCGTGCTGGCCGCCGCTCTGCTCGATCCGGGCGGGATGATGCAGCAGATCGGCGTGTTCGTCTCCAAGCTCGCGGTGGTCACCTTCGGCGGCGCCTATGCGGTGCTCGCCTATATGGCCCAGGACGTGGTGGCGCAGCAGGGCTGGCTGACCACCGGCGAGATGATGGACGGGCTAGGCCTGGCCGAGACCACGCCGGGACCGCTGATCCTGGTGACCGAATTCGTCGGCTTCCTCGCCGCCTGGAAGGTCGGCGGGCTGGCCGGCGGGGTAGCGGGGGCGGCCATGGCCCTGTGGGTCACCTTCGCCCCGTGCTTCCTGTGGATTTTCGCCGGCGCCCCCTATATCGACTGGCTGTCAGGCCGCCGCCGGCTGCGCCAGGCGCTGTCCATGGTCACCGCCGCAGTGGTGGGCGTGATCCTGAACCTGTCCCTTTGGTTCGCGATGCACGTGTTCTTCGACCGGGTAGGTCAGCTCGAATTTCTGGGGCTGCGTGTCGCCTGGCCGGATCCGGCCAGCCTGAACATCCCGGCCGTGCTGCTCTTCGCCGTGGCGGCGGTGCTGGCCTTCCGCTTCCATTTCGGCATCGCCAAGGTGCTCGCCGTCGCCGCGATCGGCGGCGTGGCGATCCAGGCAGTGGGCTTATAG
- a CDS encoding helix-turn-helix transcriptional regulator produces the protein MNAHATMTTAAAPGPAGPEDLQRSLPDILLTLCLGIAVLDRDARTVAADRAFRQILEAGDPLDLRRGHIRAVCPLEDSRLQGAIAAVRHHGTIRPTPATVPLWGGRDHALLVSVHAVDMADGTDGRALMLMAVDTAPSVHLDHRFLKQAFQLTDAEAYVCRRLVRGDTLAKVAGTKGISIHTVRTQLKSIMQKVGVCRQSDLVSLLSRCDTAQRVAPPLGRSVA, from the coding sequence ATGAATGCGCATGCGACGATGACGACGGCAGCGGCACCCGGTCCAGCCGGGCCCGAGGACCTGCAGCGGAGCCTGCCGGATATCCTGCTTACCCTGTGCCTGGGGATCGCCGTGCTCGACAGGGATGCCCGGACGGTGGCCGCTGACCGGGCGTTCCGGCAGATTCTGGAGGCAGGCGACCCGCTGGACCTGCGCCGGGGCCACATCCGAGCCGTGTGTCCGTTGGAGGACTCGCGCCTTCAAGGCGCCATCGCCGCCGTGCGCCATCACGGGACGATCCGGCCGACGCCGGCAACGGTGCCCCTGTGGGGCGGGCGAGATCACGCGCTCCTCGTCTCGGTGCACGCCGTCGACATGGCCGACGGCACCGACGGCCGGGCGCTGATGCTCATGGCGGTCGATACCGCCCCATCGGTCCACCTGGACCATCGGTTTCTCAAACAGGCCTTCCAACTCACCGACGCCGAGGCCTATGTCTGCCGGCGTCTCGTCCGTGGCGACACCCTGGCCAAGGTCGCCGGCACCAAGGGAATCTCCATCCACACCGTCCGCACCCAGCTGAAATCGATCATGCAGAAGGTCGGCGTCTGCCGGCAGAGCGATCTGGTCAGTCTGCTGTCCCGGTGCGACACAGCTCAGCGGGTAGCCCCGCCTCTCGGCCGCAGCGTCGCTTAG
- a CDS encoding BTAD domain-containing putative transcriptional regulator, with product MDPPIRLRLLGGFDLQVDGEPVPRLPRKAKAMLAYLVLEGGRPPAREVLGDLFWPAAAPTQMRDSLRQALFVIRQHLNPRGGRIALHQGIPLLLPDVVACDAREVAESDDAMPLDRLRAVTTLYTGPLLKDFVPVSPGFDDWLGVMRTSLEDRTLRALHRLAGHALAGGDAPRAVELAERMMGVDPLREDVHRLLLSALAQAGRRSDALRFFRSIQELLHRELQIAPSPETVTLADGIRQSLDVRATAAPAAPSQGGAPVVAVLPFQQLGPVQVPPHLVNGMVADIIAQLTGLHELSVISYGSTMTLSDSAEPREVGLRLGASYILRGIVRSDGTVVRLTKELVSVASGSAIWSHIDDFRSMPSFAEQDRIVSQLVNTLTPRVQEEELRRIRGRRPLSLTVYEKTLLARQLLETRELETFREAIGILGEVIQVEPGYAEAHALLADCYGLLVGEGWSTDRKGDVARLETHSTTALALDRDNVRALVFYGHRRALHHRDYAGAKSMFRRALDVAPNSALAMRWSSFTYSYDGDADEALRRAFRAMELSPCDRDAGTFYFALCVAYFTAGDFSAAAEWGRRALAERPVLRGMAGWAAASLAAAGYLDDARTVAAGIMAVWPERRVRDVVANHPYRDDRLRRQYGDFLRAAGFPE from the coding sequence ATGGATCCGCCGATACGACTTAGACTCCTTGGCGGCTTCGACCTTCAGGTCGACGGCGAACCCGTGCCCCGTCTTCCCCGCAAGGCGAAGGCCATGCTGGCGTATCTTGTCTTGGAGGGCGGCCGCCCGCCGGCCCGGGAAGTGCTGGGCGATCTTTTCTGGCCGGCCGCAGCGCCGACCCAGATGCGCGACAGCCTCAGGCAAGCGCTGTTCGTAATCCGGCAACACCTGAACCCCAGGGGTGGGCGGATCGCCTTGCATCAGGGCATCCCACTACTCTTACCGGATGTGGTCGCCTGCGATGCGCGCGAGGTGGCGGAGAGCGACGACGCCATGCCGCTCGACCGGTTGCGCGCGGTGACCACGCTCTATACGGGCCCGCTGCTCAAGGATTTCGTGCCGGTCTCTCCGGGCTTCGACGATTGGCTCGGCGTGATGCGGACCAGCCTGGAGGACCGGACGCTGCGGGCACTGCACCGTCTGGCCGGCCACGCCCTTGCCGGCGGTGACGCCCCGCGGGCCGTCGAACTGGCGGAGCGGATGATGGGGGTCGATCCGTTGCGCGAGGACGTGCACCGCCTGCTGCTCTCGGCATTGGCGCAGGCGGGACGGCGCAGCGATGCCCTGAGATTCTTCCGGAGCATCCAGGAACTCCTGCACCGCGAGTTGCAGATCGCGCCGTCGCCGGAGACGGTCACGCTGGCGGACGGGATCCGACAATCGCTGGATGTGCGGGCGACCGCTGCTCCCGCGGCGCCTTCTCAGGGCGGTGCGCCGGTCGTCGCTGTGCTGCCGTTCCAGCAGCTCGGCCCCGTCCAGGTGCCGCCGCATCTGGTGAACGGGATGGTGGCCGACATCATCGCGCAATTGACCGGGCTGCACGAGTTGAGCGTGATCTCCTATGGGTCCACCATGACCCTGTCGGACAGCGCCGAACCGCGGGAGGTGGGGCTCAGGCTCGGCGCTAGCTATATCCTGCGGGGCATCGTCCGCAGCGACGGAACAGTCGTGCGGCTGACCAAGGAGCTGGTGTCCGTGGCCAGCGGGTCGGCGATCTGGTCGCATATCGACGATTTCCGCAGCATGCCCTCCTTTGCTGAGCAGGACCGGATCGTCAGTCAACTCGTGAACACCCTGACGCCCCGGGTCCAGGAGGAAGAGTTGCGCCGGATCCGGGGCCGCCGTCCGCTCAGTCTGACCGTCTACGAGAAGACCCTGCTGGCGCGCCAGCTGCTCGAAACGCGGGAACTGGAGACCTTCAGAGAAGCCATCGGGATCCTGGGCGAGGTGATCCAGGTGGAGCCTGGCTATGCCGAGGCTCATGCGCTGCTGGCGGATTGCTATGGGCTCCTTGTCGGGGAGGGCTGGTCAACCGATCGGAAGGGAGACGTCGCCCGGCTCGAGACGCATTCGACGACGGCTCTTGCCCTCGACCGGGACAATGTGAGGGCGTTGGTCTTCTACGGTCATCGCCGCGCTCTGCACCACCGCGACTACGCAGGCGCCAAATCCATGTTCCGGCGGGCGTTGGACGTCGCGCCCAATTCCGCGCTGGCCATGCGCTGGAGCAGCTTCACCTATTCTTATGACGGCGACGCCGACGAGGCGCTGCGGCGGGCGTTTCGGGCGATGGAGCTCTCGCCGTGCGATCGCGATGCAGGCACCTTTTATTTCGCGCTCTGCGTGGCGTATTTCACTGCCGGGGACTTCTCCGCTGCGGCCGAATGGGGGCGCCGGGCCCTGGCCGAGCGTCCCGTGCTGCGCGGCATGGCCGGCTGGGCGGCCGCCTCCCTGGCGGCGGCTGGATACCTGGACGACGCCCGCACGGTTGCCGCCGGCATCATGGCGGTATGGCCGGAGCGCCGGGTCCGGGATGTCGTAGCGAACCATCCCTATCGCGACGACCGGCTGCGCAGGCAATATGGCGACTTCCTGCGTGCCGCCGGATTCCCGGAGTGA
- a CDS encoding phosphatase PAP2 family protein, protein MRRRDFGSEGGGEGGGEGGGFLPPYELISKKPPGWHDIYADEETDFVDVGEFPIAAWHPSYRATAIAADFLSSREWKLSCDPGQPDLGEAAIRAELKALAGSDLYGNRGNWIDEINAQKNDFSGYFACLLGCSPTSRPATWTLVLLGIELGALVGQYYKGKYKRARPAQLLTTLASDVATPAHPSYPSNHSLQAHLAANCVSAAVEACRVNCDKLAARIGLLREVAGLHYPSDTAAGIHVAAKVAELLNGVEGYDALLKEARLEWPTAVRHPNPMKAGQ, encoded by the coding sequence ATGCGCAGAAGGGATTTCGGGAGCGAAGGCGGCGGTGAAGGCGGCGGTGAAGGCGGCGGTTTTCTGCCCCCCTATGAGTTGATCTCGAAGAAACCTCCGGGATGGCATGACATATACGCGGACGAGGAAACCGATTTCGTCGATGTGGGAGAGTTTCCCATCGCAGCATGGCATCCGTCCTATCGGGCCACTGCGATTGCCGCAGACTTTTTGTCGTCCCGGGAGTGGAAGCTAAGTTGTGATCCGGGACAACCTGATTTGGGTGAGGCGGCGATCCGCGCCGAGCTCAAAGCGCTCGCAGGTAGTGATTTGTATGGAAATCGCGGTAACTGGATTGATGAGATAAATGCCCAGAAGAACGACTTTTCCGGATATTTCGCCTGCCTGCTTGGTTGTTCTCCGACGTCGAGGCCGGCAACCTGGACCCTGGTTCTGTTGGGCATCGAACTCGGAGCTCTGGTCGGCCAGTATTACAAGGGAAAGTACAAACGGGCCCGTCCGGCACAGCTGCTGACGACGCTGGCCTCGGACGTTGCGACGCCCGCACATCCGTCCTATCCCAGCAATCATTCGCTGCAGGCTCATCTGGCTGCGAACTGCGTTTCCGCTGCGGTCGAAGCCTGTCGGGTTAACTGTGACAAGCTTGCGGCTCGGATCGGATTGTTGCGGGAGGTCGCTGGCTTGCACTATCCGAGCGACACTGCGGCCGGCATTCACGTCGCCGCCAAGGTTGCGGAACTCCTGAACGGTGTCGAAGGGTATGACGCGCTGTTGAAGGAGGCCAGATTGGAATGGCCCACCGCGGTCCGGCATCCCAATCCGATGAAGGCGGGGCAGTGA
- a CDS encoding papain-like cysteine protease family protein: protein MTLPSIIQASLTPLGLPDPEAGLFGFLKRLKETILWTPPPGYHVLEGFLDGAREQEQTKWCWAAVAVAVNEYWLRSRPHHPSRQRWTQCEVACGQHPDGDCCGAGASRDSRCNKWGYLSAALETVRLPYRHVPTKQPVWEECTREIDHRRPLPVRVELGKLRHFVVVFGYGSLNRIAVWDPARGVGAKELHINDWRKKVGKGLDRYFLAEQANGE from the coding sequence ATGACATTACCATCTATCATACAGGCATCGCTTACGCCGCTCGGGCTGCCGGATCCGGAAGCCGGACTCTTCGGTTTTCTCAAGAGGCTGAAGGAGACGATCCTCTGGACGCCCCCACCCGGCTACCATGTGCTGGAGGGGTTCCTCGACGGCGCCCGCGAGCAGGAACAGACGAAATGGTGCTGGGCGGCCGTAGCGGTCGCGGTGAACGAATACTGGCTCAGAAGCCGGCCGCATCACCCATCCCGCCAGCGGTGGACCCAGTGCGAGGTGGCCTGCGGACAGCACCCGGATGGCGACTGCTGCGGCGCCGGAGCCAGCCGCGACAGCCGCTGCAACAAGTGGGGCTATCTGTCGGCGGCTTTGGAAACCGTCCGCCTGCCGTACCGGCACGTGCCGACCAAGCAACCTGTCTGGGAGGAGTGCACGAGGGAAATCGACCATCGACGCCCGCTCCCGGTACGCGTGGAGTTGGGGAAGCTGAGGCACTTTGTGGTTGTCTTCGGCTACGGCTCGCTGAACCGGATTGCCGTATGGGATCCCGCACGCGGCGTCGGAGCCAAGGAACTGCACATCAACGACTGGCGGAAGAAGGTCGGGAAAGGTCTCGATCGCTATTTTCTAGCCGAGCAGGCAAATGGAGAGTGA
- the istA gene encoding IS21 family transposase yields MIKLGEMLMILELHRQGLSISAIARESGFDRKTVRRYIERGLEPPSYGPRRPRSRLLDPYTPYLRERVMTWPGLTGARLLRELRDLGYSGGYTAVTDYLRDIRPAPTPGYEIRFETPPGQQGQVDFAQFQVVFTDEPEQPRIVWLFSLVLGHSRLIWARFVAHQDLATVLRCHVAAFDAIGGVPRELLYDRMKTAVIGEAADGEPRGIVYNRALVDLARHYGFHPRACQPYRAKTKGKVERPFRYIREDFFLARSFRNLDDLNEQLRRWLDSVANPRVHATTRRVVNEAFAEEKPHLLVLPLAPFRSVLRLERRISREGMVSVGGNFYSVPDATRRRTVEVHTLAQEIRIFEDGTLIATHPVLEGRHQRRVAPGHRKGGGSTGRRRGADGDVVVSRTGDVVAQRSLEFYDAVARRLARECRS; encoded by the coding sequence GTGATCAAACTGGGAGAGATGCTCATGATCTTGGAACTGCATCGGCAGGGGCTGTCTATATCGGCGATCGCACGGGAGAGCGGGTTCGACCGCAAGACCGTTCGTCGCTACATCGAGCGCGGCCTGGAGCCACCGAGCTATGGCCCACGCAGGCCACGGTCACGTCTGCTGGATCCGTACACCCCCTATCTGCGCGAACGCGTGATGACGTGGCCTGGCCTGACCGGCGCCCGGCTGCTGCGAGAATTGCGGGACCTCGGCTATAGCGGCGGCTATACGGCGGTGACGGATTATCTGCGTGATATCCGTCCCGCGCCGACACCGGGTTATGAGATCCGCTTCGAGACACCTCCCGGTCAGCAAGGACAGGTCGACTTTGCTCAGTTCCAGGTGGTGTTCACCGATGAGCCGGAACAGCCGCGGATCGTGTGGCTGTTCTCGCTGGTCCTGGGGCATAGCCGCCTGATCTGGGCACGGTTCGTCGCCCATCAGGACCTAGCGACAGTGCTGCGCTGCCACGTCGCCGCCTTCGACGCGATCGGCGGCGTGCCACGCGAGCTTCTCTACGACCGCATGAAGACGGCGGTGATCGGCGAAGCTGCTGACGGGGAGCCGCGCGGCATCGTCTACAACAGGGCCCTTGTGGATCTGGCCCGCCACTATGGCTTCCACCCGCGCGCGTGCCAGCCCTACCGGGCCAAGACCAAGGGCAAGGTCGAGCGGCCGTTCCGATACATCCGCGAGGACTTCTTCTTGGCCCGTTCGTTCCGCAACCTGGACGATCTGAACGAGCAGCTGCGGCGCTGGCTGGACAGTGTCGCCAATCCCAGGGTGCATGCCACAACCCGGCGGGTCGTGAACGAGGCGTTCGCCGAGGAGAAGCCGCACCTGCTGGTTCTGCCTCTGGCGCCGTTCCGCTCCGTACTACGTCTGGAGCGACGGATCTCCCGGGAAGGGATGGTAAGCGTCGGTGGCAACTTCTACAGCGTTCCGGATGCCACCCGGCGGCGCACGGTCGAGGTGCACACGCTCGCCCAGGAGATCAGGATCTTCGAGGACGGCACGTTGATCGCGACCCATCCGGTCCTGGAAGGCCGCCACCAGCGCCGGGTGGCTCCTGGACACCGAAAAGGAGGGGGCTCCACAGGACGAAGACGTGGAGCCGACGGAGATGTGGTCGTCAGCCGAACCGGCGACGTGGTCGCTCAGCGCTCCCTGGAGTTCTACGACGCTGTCGCTCGCCGTCTTGCCCGGGAGTGCCGGTCATGA
- the istB gene encoding IS21-like element helper ATPase IstB yields the protein MSAPGDLTPSTLERIRHDLVGLKMPRALEALDQVVRRLEHGEIGALEAIDMLLAEELTLRENSRIKTALRMGRLATIKTLSGFDFSFQPSLDRDRILTLAQLGFIGRCEVVHFLGPPGTGKSHLAIALGVEAVKAGRSVYFCTLADLLGQLARAEREGRLTERIRFFCRPALLIVDEIGYLPVVPGGGNLFFQLVNARYERGAMVLTSNRGFAEWGEVFGDPVVATALLDRLLHHALVIQIEGSSYRLRQHADLMPEHVRSKATITPPTPAPLRRPRGRPPKNDHITATT from the coding sequence ATGAGCGCTCCAGGTGATCTGACCCCGTCGACCCTGGAGCGGATCCGCCACGATCTGGTCGGTCTGAAAATGCCACGCGCCCTGGAAGCCCTCGATCAGGTCGTGCGCCGCCTCGAGCACGGGGAGATCGGTGCTCTGGAGGCCATCGACATGCTGCTCGCCGAGGAACTGACCCTGCGCGAGAACAGCCGCATCAAGACGGCCCTGCGCATGGGCCGACTGGCGACCATCAAGACGCTCTCAGGGTTCGACTTCTCCTTCCAGCCGTCGCTCGACCGCGATCGTATCCTCACCCTCGCACAACTCGGCTTTATCGGTCGCTGCGAGGTCGTCCACTTCCTCGGCCCGCCCGGCACCGGCAAGAGCCATCTGGCCATCGCCCTCGGCGTCGAGGCGGTGAAGGCAGGGCGCAGTGTCTACTTTTGCACACTCGCCGACCTGCTCGGGCAACTCGCCCGCGCCGAGCGCGAGGGACGGCTGACGGAACGCATACGCTTCTTCTGTCGACCGGCTCTGCTGATCGTTGACGAGATCGGCTACCTGCCCGTCGTTCCTGGGGGTGGCAACCTGTTCTTCCAGCTGGTCAACGCCCGATACGAGCGTGGTGCGATGGTCCTGACCTCCAACCGCGGCTTTGCCGAATGGGGCGAGGTGTTCGGAGACCCGGTCGTCGCCACCGCACTCCTCGACCGCCTGCTGCATCATGCTCTGGTCATCCAGATCGAAGGCTCCAGCTACCGGTTGCGCCAGCACGCCGACCTCATGCCCGAGCACGTCCGCTCCAAGGCTACCATCACACCGCCGACCCCAGCACCGCTACGACGGCCAAGGGGACGGCCGCCCAAAAACGACCACATCACCGCGACAACCTGA